The Neodiprion fabricii isolate iyNeoFabr1 chromosome 4, iyNeoFabr1.1, whole genome shotgun sequence genome window below encodes:
- the LOC124179372 gene encoding mediator of RNA polymerase II transcription subunit 1 isoform X2 gives MASVLSGKGYMDAGNNQKGLPPGAVGSPAVDKGKEWQMELLMEKLRSKAASFKSFVEIAKNLRMAMLDKRFALDSVEKNQLQKCLDTLQHSIKVTSLQSMVERLESLTRQLGLKFMLGTSGTQLFISSDMFYLEVLLESTGAVKDVKIHHEGKNEQQSCKELVACLSRGDFVDFTAQLEGLASIYQLNAEKKVKCKAFSALQSLEADLATIAHLQNFMREYFNLIHKSPVGVLEKRKGGHAMKLTYFVSPYDLIDQGNRSYDMLSYEAVISRNIGHSVTVCMEGSTAHKLPTSCIITVNRAPSGKSTPSYTALTGANSSMLPACFTLKLAKKMPMCLELVHRIQKVTELECGDISSPHPLLSLVVQHASDGRLDCHNNKGLFVTLPDQQHCYFMTENRNMEGVLVSSIPFTHPAHVPQILVYLRQQALFNSLLASCVRPMARQDPEHTVMFEVSALSWQHLSVSLEHPFEETMATAELDLSDISSLKCKLYGVSMSNSESSSELAGKVLQKCLSIPVTMRTLIKTWEGRNPANSNAMNSNGGNYNVNLGPGRDQNGHNGTGMPDFNSGDVKIKQEPGLNGSGGIGRQQSSQQSFLEAGTENSIGFPSFSGHSDTTTAMLNPLQLGALLGQAKNSAGLINPLVERPSKKARKRKTADGLWRSPKRKGEEMSEILLESSSSDSTPLGTPTSRDNPNELRTPTPTSAASLASGLDLCNLDHADILGTDKSSDYDMENESEIVEVHDLQDVEELLKRERKSKKREDKKSPNIFEDNKNLVPPSVSITPISSSGIAQSSNYNSVLTGMGLERRPGIEIIPIASSPQTSLPSSITITPIAGPASKNLTDERRDRKSSKNKTEDKNKLEKKRKRKREDSPMGPPDKLPLKPDPLSKPVSVSIKPTESPPNLTTRPSSPAATLRKFSPSPTHTSPLALVGKSSPTLKQPVNKPIQSPKHSPVYNSPKHTTIPASVSPKHGTSSPKHGSSASAGKPSMSALKSAANSPSSKNSDGMPKAKSSNKDSNRDKERKTSSLTFSGSGHQSPKLKSSSAKLKQLDLNPNAETPPSLPSSGGSTPPSGGSDIGKSATAQQQARNRKGSLSAVIDKLKNAQHCTEDGNGGSKGSQKDRVSSNKVGEGKSGSKTPVDTKNPAEYMVKHSSEMKITINKKGTKDSKSSPNLKSSSGSSSGSGNGSPKTHTGLKPGVNSGPASKKPQQQVPLKLPGSSGSGNSGNKANLASQKVPSVQKSASGSNSGSGGLLAKGVSAKSSGSPKMNSSGATDLSRNRDKPRPPKSGEKNIFGSKGSDIRKTSSPSALREESESERAFKLLAAHASMSNLPNLPPQLVVEGLMKQLDTKFQIPKLSARANTDVDKKPADKLTSSDTSNNRTDVSKLLDSKPDSTKTQAVSLSNAKPTDDRREVQSKPDNLCTALMPVNIGNSSPSLIMPPPTVSPHDSDVPTNLSMQPADTESREIKDIANRPSQFLNCAPLNPASKDDAVSKTDPISTQKSYPLTNSGTESLNLSTKPADAALNKYKEEKKPGSISVDTTIKPPPSSQEAAEMLLDFSTPKEVPKLTTVPERAMAQAAPVRRNTPPPPPPTFPPSPSVSVHIVKSPAPSPRVIPPSPHSASPCITDDELMDEALVGIGK, from the exons ATGGCATCCGTGTTATCCGGAAAAGGATACATGGATGCGGGGAACAATCAGAAGGGCCTTC CCCCCGGGGCTGTTGGCAGCCCGGCGGTGGACAAGGGAAAAGAATGGCAAATGGAGCTGCTGATGGAGAAGCTTCGTTCAAAGGCTGCTTCTTTTAAATCCTTTGTCGAAATTGCTAAGAATCTGCGGATGGCCATGCTG GATAAACGATTCGCCCTTGacagtgttgaaaaaaatcaactgcAAAAATGCCTCGATACTTTGCAACATTCCATAAAGGTCACGTCTTTGCAGTCCATGGTAGAACGACTAGAAAGTCTGACAAGGCAGTTAGG ACTTAAATTCATGTTGGGGACTTCTGGTACACAACTGTTTATATCATCGGATATGTTTTATCTAGAAGTTCTTTTGGAATCAACTGGTGCTGTCAAAgatgtcaaaattcatcatgAAGGGAAAAACGAGCAGCAG AGTTGCAAAGAGTTGGTCGCCTGTTTGTCCCGAGGAGATTTTGTTGACTTTACGGCTCAACTGGAAGGATTGGCCTCTATCTATCAGCTGAATGCTGAAAAAAAGGTCAAATGCAAAGCTTTCAGTGCTTTGCAGTCCCTCGAAGCAGACTTGGCTACCATAGCCCACCTGCAAAACTTTATGAGGGAATATTTCAATCTTATACACAAAAGCCCAGTTG GAGTTTtggagaagagaaaaggaggCCACGCGATGAAACTAACTTATTTTGTTTCACCATACGACCTAATTGACCAGGGAAATCGGAGCTATGATATGCTCAGCTATGAAGCTGTTATCTCCCGAAACATTGGCCATTCTGTCACAGTGTGTATGGAAGGTTCAACAGCTCATAAGCTACCGACCTCCTGTATCATTACTGTTAATCGAGCACCGTCTGGAAAAAG CACCCCGTCATACACTGCATTAACTGGAGCAAACTCTTCAATGTTACCTGCTTGTTTCACTTTGAAATTGGCGAAAAAGATGCCAATGTGCCTGGAATTAGTTCACAGAATACAAAAAGTCACGGAACTAGAATGTGGAGATATTTCATCCCCGCATCCACTATTAAGTCTGGTAGTACAACACGCAAGCGACGGTCGACTGGATTGTCATAATAACAAAGGCCTTTTTGTG ACATTGCCGGATCAGCAGCATTGCTACTTCATGACAGAAAACCGGAATATGGAAGGGGTGCTGGTCAGCAGCATCCCGTTTACGCATCCTGCCCACGTTCCCCAGATCCTGGTGTACCTCAGGCAGCAGGCACTTTTCAATTCGTTACTTGCAAGCTGCGTTAGACCCATGGCACGGCAAGACCCTGAACACACGGTGATGTTTGAGGTCAGTGCTTTGTCTTGGCAACATCTTTCGGTCAGCCTTGAGCACCCCTTTGAAGAAACAATGGCGACAGCAGAACTCGATCTGTCGGACATATCAAGcttaaaatgtaaattatacGGAGTTAGCATGAGCAACAGTGAGTCTTCGTCAGAACTGGCTGGTAAAGTGTTGCAGAAATGCCTTAGCATCCCCGTAACAATGAGAACGTTGATAAAGACTTGGGAGGGTAGGAATCCTGCTAATTCTAACGCAATGAATAGCAATGGCGGTAATTATAATGTTAATCTCGGTCCTGGCAGAGACCAGAATGGACACAATGGTACGGGTATGCCAGATTTCAACAGTGGAGATGTAAAGATCAAACAAGAACCGGGATTGAACGGTAGCGGAGGTATCGGTAGGCAACAATCGTCGCAGCAGTCTTTTTTAGAAGCCGGAACGGAGAATAGTATCGGTTTTCCGTCTTTTTCCGGCCATTCCGATACAACCACTGCTATGTTGAATCCTCTGCAACTTGGGGCGCTTCTTGGTCAAGCTAAAAACTCTGCAGGTTTGATTAATCCGTTAGTAGAGCGACCTTCTAAGAaagcgagaaaaagaaaaacagctGACGGGCTATGGAGAAGTCCGAAGAGGAAAGGTGAGGAGATGAGTGAAATCCTCTTGGAAAGTTCTAGTTCTGATTCGACACCTTTAGGCACACCTACTAGTAGAGATAATCCAAACGAGCTTAGAACTCCGACACCAACTTCGGCTGCTAGTCTTGCAAGTGGTCTTGATTTGTGTAATCTAGACCATGCTGATATTTTAGGAACTGATAAAAGCTCAGATTACGACATGGAGAATGAAAGTGAAATCGTTGAAGTTCACGACTTGCAAGATGTTGAGGAACTATTGAAGCGAGAGAGAAAGTCTAAGAAACGCGAAGATAAGAAGAGCCCTAATATATTTGAggacaataaaaatttggttCCACCGTCAGTTAGTATAACGCCTATTTCCAGCAGCGGAATTGCACAATCATCAAATTATAATTCTGTATTGACAGGAATGGGGCTAGAAAGGCGACCCGGCATTGAGATTATACCTATAGCTTCGTCTCCGCAAACTAGCCTTCCTAGCTCGATCACCATCACACCAATTGCCGGTCCGGCTTCAAAAAACTTGACAGATGAGCGTAGGGACAGGAAGAGTTCAAAAAATAAGACagaggataaaaataaactagagaagaagagaaaacggAAGAGAGAAGACAGTCCTATGGGACCTCCGGACAAGCTACCGTTGAAGCCAGATCCTCTGTCAAAACCTGTTTCGGTGAGTATTAAACCTACCGAATCTCCTCCAAATCTGACAACAAGACCTTCGTCACCTGCAGCTACGCTCAGAAAATTTAGTCCGTCTCCTACGCATACTAGTCCGTTAGCTCTTGTTGGAAAGTCGAGCCCTACCCTAAAGCAACCTGTTAACAAACCAATACAAAGTCCCAAACATTCACCTGTTTACAATAGCCCTAAACATACGACGATACCGGCGAGTGTCAGCCCAAAACATGGTACTTCATCGCCAAAACACGGGAGCTCAGCCAGTGCCGGAAAACCCAGCATGTCAGCTTTAAAATCTGCAGCTAATTCACCATCAAGCAAGAATAGCGACGGTATGCCAAAAGCAAAATCTTCTAATAAAGATTCGAATAGAGATAAAGAGAGGAAAACATCCTCTCTGACTTTCAGCGGGTCCGGACACCAGAGTCCAAAACTGAAATCATCTAGTGCAAAGTTAAAACAATTGGATTTAAATCCAAACGCTGAGACTCCTCCGTCTTTGCCAAGCAGTGGAGGCAGCACGCCTCCGTCAGGTGGTTCGGATATTGGAAAATCAGCTACTGCTCAACAACAAGCAAGGAATAGAAAAGGCTCACTTAGTGCCGTTATTGACAAACTTAAGAATGCCCAACATTGTACAGAAGATGGTAACGGCGGGTCAAAGGGTAGTCAAAAGGACCGAGTTAGTTCTAATAAAGTTGGTGAGGGTAAAAGCGGTAGCAAGACACCTGTGGATACTAAAAATCCAGCTGAATACATGGTAAAACATAGttctgaaatgaaaatcacgatcaataaaaaaggaacaaaagaCTCTAAGTCTAGTCCTAATCTCAAATCTTCATCAGGATCTTCATCCGGCTCCGGCAACGGGTCACCAAAGACTCACACTGGTCTTAAACCAGGAGTGAATTCGGGCCCTGCGTCTAAGAAACCACAGCAACAAGTCCCCCTGAAATTGCCGGGCAGTTCAGGATCTGGGAACAGCGGCAATAAAGCAAATCTTGCCAGTCAAAAAGTGCCTTCTGTTCAAAAATCCGCTTCTGGATCTAACTCAGGATCGGGTGGTTTACTAGCAAAGGGTGTTTCAGCAAAGTCGTCTGGTTCCCCCAAAATGAATAGCTCAGGTGCAACGGATCTGAGTCGCAACAGGGACAAACCAAGGCCACCAAAATCTGGGGAGAAGAATATATTTGGTTCTAAAGGTTCAGACATTAGAAAAACTTCAAGCCCATCTGCGTTGCGGGAAGAGAGCGAGAGTGAAAGAGCCTTTAAACTATTGGCAGCACATGCATCGATGTCAAATCTACCTAATCTACCGCCTCAGCTTGTTGTCGAGGGACTGATGAAACAACTGGAtactaaatttcaaataccAAAATTGTCCGCGCGTGCTAACACAGACGTGGATAAGAAACCAGCAGACAAACTCACGTCATCAGATACTAGTAATAATAGAACTGACGTAAGCAAACTGTTAGATAGTAAACCAGATTCTACGAAAACCCAAGCTGTTTCTCTGTCAAATGCAAAGCCGACGGATGACAGAAGAGAGGTTCAATCAAAGCCAGACAACTTGTGCACAGCTTTAATGCCTGTTAATATTGGAAACAGCAGTCCAAGCTTGATTATGCCGCCGCCCACCGTCAGTCCTCATGATTCTGACGTACCGACTAACTTGTCTATGCAGCCAGCAGACACGGAATCCAGAGAGATTAAAGATATCGCTAACAGACCGTCGCAGTTTCTTAACTGCGCTCCATTGAATCCTGCCAGCAAAGATGACGCTGTATCAAAAACTGATCCCATATCGACACAAAAATCTTATCCTCTAACAAACAGCGGTACTGAGAGTCTCAATTTGAGCACAAAACCGGCTGATGCCGCGTTGAATAAGTacaaagaggagaaaaagcCGGGGAGCATTTCAGTTGATACCACCATAAAACCGCCACCGTCCTCTCAAGAGGCTGCTGAAATGCTGCTGGACTTTTCTACACCTAAAGAAGTACCGAAATTGACTACTGTCCCTGAAAGAGCTATGGCGCAAGCTGCACCTGTACGAAGGAACACGCCGCCACCTCCACCTCCCACCTTTCCGCCAAGTCCATCAGTCAGTGTTCATATTGTAAAAAGTCCCGCTCCTTCTCCGAGAGTTATACCGCCTTCTCCTCACTCCGCCTCTCCCTGTATAACCGACGACGAATTAATGGACGAAGCACTTGTCGGTATAGGCAAATGA
- the LOC124179372 gene encoding mediator of RNA polymerase II transcription subunit 1 isoform X1: protein MASVLSGKGYMDAGNNQKGLPAPGAVGSPAVDKGKEWQMELLMEKLRSKAASFKSFVEIAKNLRMAMLDKRFALDSVEKNQLQKCLDTLQHSIKVTSLQSMVERLESLTRQLGLKFMLGTSGTQLFISSDMFYLEVLLESTGAVKDVKIHHEGKNEQQSCKELVACLSRGDFVDFTAQLEGLASIYQLNAEKKVKCKAFSALQSLEADLATIAHLQNFMREYFNLIHKSPVGVLEKRKGGHAMKLTYFVSPYDLIDQGNRSYDMLSYEAVISRNIGHSVTVCMEGSTAHKLPTSCIITVNRAPSGKSTPSYTALTGANSSMLPACFTLKLAKKMPMCLELVHRIQKVTELECGDISSPHPLLSLVVQHASDGRLDCHNNKGLFVTLPDQQHCYFMTENRNMEGVLVSSIPFTHPAHVPQILVYLRQQALFNSLLASCVRPMARQDPEHTVMFEVSALSWQHLSVSLEHPFEETMATAELDLSDISSLKCKLYGVSMSNSESSSELAGKVLQKCLSIPVTMRTLIKTWEGRNPANSNAMNSNGGNYNVNLGPGRDQNGHNGTGMPDFNSGDVKIKQEPGLNGSGGIGRQQSSQQSFLEAGTENSIGFPSFSGHSDTTTAMLNPLQLGALLGQAKNSAGLINPLVERPSKKARKRKTADGLWRSPKRKGEEMSEILLESSSSDSTPLGTPTSRDNPNELRTPTPTSAASLASGLDLCNLDHADILGTDKSSDYDMENESEIVEVHDLQDVEELLKRERKSKKREDKKSPNIFEDNKNLVPPSVSITPISSSGIAQSSNYNSVLTGMGLERRPGIEIIPIASSPQTSLPSSITITPIAGPASKNLTDERRDRKSSKNKTEDKNKLEKKRKRKREDSPMGPPDKLPLKPDPLSKPVSVSIKPTESPPNLTTRPSSPAATLRKFSPSPTHTSPLALVGKSSPTLKQPVNKPIQSPKHSPVYNSPKHTTIPASVSPKHGTSSPKHGSSASAGKPSMSALKSAANSPSSKNSDGMPKAKSSNKDSNRDKERKTSSLTFSGSGHQSPKLKSSSAKLKQLDLNPNAETPPSLPSSGGSTPPSGGSDIGKSATAQQQARNRKGSLSAVIDKLKNAQHCTEDGNGGSKGSQKDRVSSNKVGEGKSGSKTPVDTKNPAEYMVKHSSEMKITINKKGTKDSKSSPNLKSSSGSSSGSGNGSPKTHTGLKPGVNSGPASKKPQQQVPLKLPGSSGSGNSGNKANLASQKVPSVQKSASGSNSGSGGLLAKGVSAKSSGSPKMNSSGATDLSRNRDKPRPPKSGEKNIFGSKGSDIRKTSSPSALREESESERAFKLLAAHASMSNLPNLPPQLVVEGLMKQLDTKFQIPKLSARANTDVDKKPADKLTSSDTSNNRTDVSKLLDSKPDSTKTQAVSLSNAKPTDDRREVQSKPDNLCTALMPVNIGNSSPSLIMPPPTVSPHDSDVPTNLSMQPADTESREIKDIANRPSQFLNCAPLNPASKDDAVSKTDPISTQKSYPLTNSGTESLNLSTKPADAALNKYKEEKKPGSISVDTTIKPPPSSQEAAEMLLDFSTPKEVPKLTTVPERAMAQAAPVRRNTPPPPPPTFPPSPSVSVHIVKSPAPSPRVIPPSPHSASPCITDDELMDEALVGIGK, encoded by the exons ATGGCATCCGTGTTATCCGGAAAAGGATACATGGATGCGGGGAACAATCAGAAGGGCCTTC CAGCCCCCGGGGCTGTTGGCAGCCCGGCGGTGGACAAGGGAAAAGAATGGCAAATGGAGCTGCTGATGGAGAAGCTTCGTTCAAAGGCTGCTTCTTTTAAATCCTTTGTCGAAATTGCTAAGAATCTGCGGATGGCCATGCTG GATAAACGATTCGCCCTTGacagtgttgaaaaaaatcaactgcAAAAATGCCTCGATACTTTGCAACATTCCATAAAGGTCACGTCTTTGCAGTCCATGGTAGAACGACTAGAAAGTCTGACAAGGCAGTTAGG ACTTAAATTCATGTTGGGGACTTCTGGTACACAACTGTTTATATCATCGGATATGTTTTATCTAGAAGTTCTTTTGGAATCAACTGGTGCTGTCAAAgatgtcaaaattcatcatgAAGGGAAAAACGAGCAGCAG AGTTGCAAAGAGTTGGTCGCCTGTTTGTCCCGAGGAGATTTTGTTGACTTTACGGCTCAACTGGAAGGATTGGCCTCTATCTATCAGCTGAATGCTGAAAAAAAGGTCAAATGCAAAGCTTTCAGTGCTTTGCAGTCCCTCGAAGCAGACTTGGCTACCATAGCCCACCTGCAAAACTTTATGAGGGAATATTTCAATCTTATACACAAAAGCCCAGTTG GAGTTTtggagaagagaaaaggaggCCACGCGATGAAACTAACTTATTTTGTTTCACCATACGACCTAATTGACCAGGGAAATCGGAGCTATGATATGCTCAGCTATGAAGCTGTTATCTCCCGAAACATTGGCCATTCTGTCACAGTGTGTATGGAAGGTTCAACAGCTCATAAGCTACCGACCTCCTGTATCATTACTGTTAATCGAGCACCGTCTGGAAAAAG CACCCCGTCATACACTGCATTAACTGGAGCAAACTCTTCAATGTTACCTGCTTGTTTCACTTTGAAATTGGCGAAAAAGATGCCAATGTGCCTGGAATTAGTTCACAGAATACAAAAAGTCACGGAACTAGAATGTGGAGATATTTCATCCCCGCATCCACTATTAAGTCTGGTAGTACAACACGCAAGCGACGGTCGACTGGATTGTCATAATAACAAAGGCCTTTTTGTG ACATTGCCGGATCAGCAGCATTGCTACTTCATGACAGAAAACCGGAATATGGAAGGGGTGCTGGTCAGCAGCATCCCGTTTACGCATCCTGCCCACGTTCCCCAGATCCTGGTGTACCTCAGGCAGCAGGCACTTTTCAATTCGTTACTTGCAAGCTGCGTTAGACCCATGGCACGGCAAGACCCTGAACACACGGTGATGTTTGAGGTCAGTGCTTTGTCTTGGCAACATCTTTCGGTCAGCCTTGAGCACCCCTTTGAAGAAACAATGGCGACAGCAGAACTCGATCTGTCGGACATATCAAGcttaaaatgtaaattatacGGAGTTAGCATGAGCAACAGTGAGTCTTCGTCAGAACTGGCTGGTAAAGTGTTGCAGAAATGCCTTAGCATCCCCGTAACAATGAGAACGTTGATAAAGACTTGGGAGGGTAGGAATCCTGCTAATTCTAACGCAATGAATAGCAATGGCGGTAATTATAATGTTAATCTCGGTCCTGGCAGAGACCAGAATGGACACAATGGTACGGGTATGCCAGATTTCAACAGTGGAGATGTAAAGATCAAACAAGAACCGGGATTGAACGGTAGCGGAGGTATCGGTAGGCAACAATCGTCGCAGCAGTCTTTTTTAGAAGCCGGAACGGAGAATAGTATCGGTTTTCCGTCTTTTTCCGGCCATTCCGATACAACCACTGCTATGTTGAATCCTCTGCAACTTGGGGCGCTTCTTGGTCAAGCTAAAAACTCTGCAGGTTTGATTAATCCGTTAGTAGAGCGACCTTCTAAGAaagcgagaaaaagaaaaacagctGACGGGCTATGGAGAAGTCCGAAGAGGAAAGGTGAGGAGATGAGTGAAATCCTCTTGGAAAGTTCTAGTTCTGATTCGACACCTTTAGGCACACCTACTAGTAGAGATAATCCAAACGAGCTTAGAACTCCGACACCAACTTCGGCTGCTAGTCTTGCAAGTGGTCTTGATTTGTGTAATCTAGACCATGCTGATATTTTAGGAACTGATAAAAGCTCAGATTACGACATGGAGAATGAAAGTGAAATCGTTGAAGTTCACGACTTGCAAGATGTTGAGGAACTATTGAAGCGAGAGAGAAAGTCTAAGAAACGCGAAGATAAGAAGAGCCCTAATATATTTGAggacaataaaaatttggttCCACCGTCAGTTAGTATAACGCCTATTTCCAGCAGCGGAATTGCACAATCATCAAATTATAATTCTGTATTGACAGGAATGGGGCTAGAAAGGCGACCCGGCATTGAGATTATACCTATAGCTTCGTCTCCGCAAACTAGCCTTCCTAGCTCGATCACCATCACACCAATTGCCGGTCCGGCTTCAAAAAACTTGACAGATGAGCGTAGGGACAGGAAGAGTTCAAAAAATAAGACagaggataaaaataaactagagaagaagagaaaacggAAGAGAGAAGACAGTCCTATGGGACCTCCGGACAAGCTACCGTTGAAGCCAGATCCTCTGTCAAAACCTGTTTCGGTGAGTATTAAACCTACCGAATCTCCTCCAAATCTGACAACAAGACCTTCGTCACCTGCAGCTACGCTCAGAAAATTTAGTCCGTCTCCTACGCATACTAGTCCGTTAGCTCTTGTTGGAAAGTCGAGCCCTACCCTAAAGCAACCTGTTAACAAACCAATACAAAGTCCCAAACATTCACCTGTTTACAATAGCCCTAAACATACGACGATACCGGCGAGTGTCAGCCCAAAACATGGTACTTCATCGCCAAAACACGGGAGCTCAGCCAGTGCCGGAAAACCCAGCATGTCAGCTTTAAAATCTGCAGCTAATTCACCATCAAGCAAGAATAGCGACGGTATGCCAAAAGCAAAATCTTCTAATAAAGATTCGAATAGAGATAAAGAGAGGAAAACATCCTCTCTGACTTTCAGCGGGTCCGGACACCAGAGTCCAAAACTGAAATCATCTAGTGCAAAGTTAAAACAATTGGATTTAAATCCAAACGCTGAGACTCCTCCGTCTTTGCCAAGCAGTGGAGGCAGCACGCCTCCGTCAGGTGGTTCGGATATTGGAAAATCAGCTACTGCTCAACAACAAGCAAGGAATAGAAAAGGCTCACTTAGTGCCGTTATTGACAAACTTAAGAATGCCCAACATTGTACAGAAGATGGTAACGGCGGGTCAAAGGGTAGTCAAAAGGACCGAGTTAGTTCTAATAAAGTTGGTGAGGGTAAAAGCGGTAGCAAGACACCTGTGGATACTAAAAATCCAGCTGAATACATGGTAAAACATAGttctgaaatgaaaatcacgatcaataaaaaaggaacaaaagaCTCTAAGTCTAGTCCTAATCTCAAATCTTCATCAGGATCTTCATCCGGCTCCGGCAACGGGTCACCAAAGACTCACACTGGTCTTAAACCAGGAGTGAATTCGGGCCCTGCGTCTAAGAAACCACAGCAACAAGTCCCCCTGAAATTGCCGGGCAGTTCAGGATCTGGGAACAGCGGCAATAAAGCAAATCTTGCCAGTCAAAAAGTGCCTTCTGTTCAAAAATCCGCTTCTGGATCTAACTCAGGATCGGGTGGTTTACTAGCAAAGGGTGTTTCAGCAAAGTCGTCTGGTTCCCCCAAAATGAATAGCTCAGGTGCAACGGATCTGAGTCGCAACAGGGACAAACCAAGGCCACCAAAATCTGGGGAGAAGAATATATTTGGTTCTAAAGGTTCAGACATTAGAAAAACTTCAAGCCCATCTGCGTTGCGGGAAGAGAGCGAGAGTGAAAGAGCCTTTAAACTATTGGCAGCACATGCATCGATGTCAAATCTACCTAATCTACCGCCTCAGCTTGTTGTCGAGGGACTGATGAAACAACTGGAtactaaatttcaaataccAAAATTGTCCGCGCGTGCTAACACAGACGTGGATAAGAAACCAGCAGACAAACTCACGTCATCAGATACTAGTAATAATAGAACTGACGTAAGCAAACTGTTAGATAGTAAACCAGATTCTACGAAAACCCAAGCTGTTTCTCTGTCAAATGCAAAGCCGACGGATGACAGAAGAGAGGTTCAATCAAAGCCAGACAACTTGTGCACAGCTTTAATGCCTGTTAATATTGGAAACAGCAGTCCAAGCTTGATTATGCCGCCGCCCACCGTCAGTCCTCATGATTCTGACGTACCGACTAACTTGTCTATGCAGCCAGCAGACACGGAATCCAGAGAGATTAAAGATATCGCTAACAGACCGTCGCAGTTTCTTAACTGCGCTCCATTGAATCCTGCCAGCAAAGATGACGCTGTATCAAAAACTGATCCCATATCGACACAAAAATCTTATCCTCTAACAAACAGCGGTACTGAGAGTCTCAATTTGAGCACAAAACCGGCTGATGCCGCGTTGAATAAGTacaaagaggagaaaaagcCGGGGAGCATTTCAGTTGATACCACCATAAAACCGCCACCGTCCTCTCAAGAGGCTGCTGAAATGCTGCTGGACTTTTCTACACCTAAAGAAGTACCGAAATTGACTACTGTCCCTGAAAGAGCTATGGCGCAAGCTGCACCTGTACGAAGGAACACGCCGCCACCTCCACCTCCCACCTTTCCGCCAAGTCCATCAGTCAGTGTTCATATTGTAAAAAGTCCCGCTCCTTCTCCGAGAGTTATACCGCCTTCTCCTCACTCCGCCTCTCCCTGTATAACCGACGACGAATTAATGGACGAAGCACTTGTCGGTATAGGCAAATGA